A single genomic interval of Antechinus flavipes isolate AdamAnt ecotype Samford, QLD, Australia chromosome 1, AdamAnt_v2, whole genome shotgun sequence harbors:
- the FUS gene encoding RNA-binding protein FUS isoform X4, producing the protein MASNEYTQPATQSYGAYPTQPGQGYSQQSSQPYGQQSYSGYGQSADTSGYGQSSYGSSYGQTQNSYGTQSAPQGYGSASGYGSSQSSQPSYGQQSSYPGYSQQPAPSSSSGSYGSSSQSSSYGQPQSGGYGQQSGYGGQQSSYGQQQSSYNPPQGYGQQNQYNSSSGGGGGGGGGSYGQDQSSMSGGSGGYGNQDQSGGGSSSSYGGGQQDRGGRGRGGGGGSGSGGGYNRSSGGYEPRGRGGGRGGRGGMGGSDRGGFNKFGGPRDQGSRHDSEQDNSDNNTIFVQGLGENVTIESVADYFKQIGIIKTNKKTGQPMINLYTDRETGKLKGEATVSFDDPPSAKAAIDWFDGKEFSGNPIKVSFATRRADFNRGGGNGRGGRGRGGPMGRGGFGGGGSGGGSRGGFPSGGGGGGGQQRAGDWKCPNPTCENMNFSWRNECNQCKAPKPDGPGGGPGGSHMGGNFGDDRRGGRGGYDRGGYRGRGGDRGGFRGGRGGGDRGGFGPGKMDSRGEHRQDRRERPY; encoded by the exons ATGGCTTCCAACG AGTACACTCAGCCAGCCACACAAAG ttatgGGGCTTACCCTACCCAGCCTGGACAAGGGTATTCCCAACAGAGCAGTCAGCCCTATGGCCAACAGAGTTATAGTGGTTATGGCCAGTCAGCTGATACCTCAGGTTATGGTCAGAGCAGCTATGGCTCCTCCTATGGACAAACCCAGAACA GCTATGGTACCCAATCAGCTCCCCAAGGATATGGTTCAGCCAGTGGCTATGGCAGTAGCCAGAGTTCCCAACCTTCTTACGGTCAGCAGTCATCCTATCCTGGCTACAGCCAACAGCCAGCTCCTAGCAGCAGTTCAGGAAG CTATGGTAGCAGTTCCCAGAGCAGTAGCTATGGACAGCCCCAGAGTGGGGGCTATGGTCAGCAGTCTGGTTATGGTGGACAACAAAGTTCCTATGGACAGCAGCAAAGCTCCTACAATCCCCCTCAAGGATATGGCCAGCAGAACCAGTATAACAGCAGCAGTGGGGGCGGTGGAGGGGGTGGTGGAG GTAGCTACGGCCAAGATCAATCATCTATGAGTGGTGGAAGTGGTGGCTATGGCAACCAGGACCAGAGTGGCGGTGGTAGCAGCAGCAGCTATGGGGGTGGCCAGCAGGACCGTGGGGGAAGAGGACGGGGTGGCGGAGGCGGCAGCGGCAGTGGTGGTGGCTACAACCGTAGCAGTGGTGGCTATGAGCCCAGAGGTCGTGGAGGTGGCCGTGGAGGCAGAGGTGGCATGGG CGGAAGTGACCGTGGTGGCTTCAATAAATTTGGTG GGCCCAGGGACCAAGGATCACGCCATGATTCTG AACAGGATAATTCTGATAATAACACCATCTTCGTCCAAGGCTTGGGGGAGAATGTTACCATTGAGTCTGTGGCAGATTACTTCAAGCAAATTGGCATTATTAAG accaATAAGAAGACTGGGCAGCCTATGATCAACTTGTATACAGACAGGGAGACAGGAAAGCTGAAAGGAGAAGCTACAGTATCATTTGATGATCCCCCCTCTGCCAAGGCAGCCATTGATTGGTTTGATG gcaAAGAATTTTCTGGAAACCCGATTAAAGTCTCTTTTGCTACACGAAGAGCAGACTTCAACAGAGGAGGTGGCAATGGCCGTGGTGGCCGTGGGCGTGGAG GACCCATGGGCCGTGGAGGCTTTGGAGGTGGTGGCAGTGGTGGTGGCAGCCGAGGAGGATTTCCTAgtggaggaggtggtggtggagggCAGCAGCGAGCTGGAGATTGGAAGTGTCCTAATCC CACTTGTGAGAATATGAACTTTTCTTGGAGAAATGAGTGTAACCAGTGTAAGGCACCTAAACCTGATGGACCTGGAGGGGGACCTGGAGGCTCTCATATGG gGGGTAATTTTGGAGATGATCGGAGAGGTGGCAGAGGTGGCTATGACCGTGGAGGGTACCGAGGCAGAGGCGGGGACCGTGGGGGATTCCGAGGGGGCCGGGGTGGAGGGGACAGAGGTGGCTTTGGACCTGGCAAGATGGACTCAAG GGGTGAACACAGACAAGACAGACGGGAGAGGCCGTATTAG
- the FUS gene encoding RNA-binding protein FUS isoform X1, with translation MASNEYTQPATQSYGAYPTQPGQGYSQQSSQPYGQQSYSGYGQSADTSGYGQSSYGSSYGQTQNTGYGTQSAPQGYGSASGYGSSQSSQPSYGQQSSYPGYSQQPAPSSSSGSYGSSSQSSSYGQPQSGGYGQQSGYGGQQSSYGQQQSSYNPPQGYGQQNQYNSSSGGGGGGGGGSYGQDQSSMSGGSGGYGNQDQSGGGSSSSYGGGQQDRGGRGRGGGGGSGSGGGYNRSSGGYEPRGRGGGRGGRGGMGGSDRGGFNKFGGPRDQGSRHDSAEQDNSDNNTIFVQGLGENVTIESVADYFKQIGIIKTNKKTGQPMINLYTDRETGKLKGEATVSFDDPPSAKAAIDWFDGKEFSGNPIKVSFATRRADFNRGGGNGRGGRGRGGPMGRGGFGGGGSGGGSRGGFPSGGGGGGGQQRAGDWKCPNPTCENMNFSWRNECNQCKAPKPDGPGGGPGGSHMGGNFGDDRRGGRGGYDRGGYRGRGGDRGGFRGGRGGGDRGGFGPGKMDSRGEHRQDRRERPY, from the exons ATGGCTTCCAACG AGTACACTCAGCCAGCCACACAAAG ttatgGGGCTTACCCTACCCAGCCTGGACAAGGGTATTCCCAACAGAGCAGTCAGCCCTATGGCCAACAGAGTTATAGTGGTTATGGCCAGTCAGCTGATACCTCAGGTTATGGTCAGAGCAGCTATGGCTCCTCCTATGGACAAACCCAGAACA caGGCTATGGTACCCAATCAGCTCCCCAAGGATATGGTTCAGCCAGTGGCTATGGCAGTAGCCAGAGTTCCCAACCTTCTTACGGTCAGCAGTCATCCTATCCTGGCTACAGCCAACAGCCAGCTCCTAGCAGCAGTTCAGGAAG CTATGGTAGCAGTTCCCAGAGCAGTAGCTATGGACAGCCCCAGAGTGGGGGCTATGGTCAGCAGTCTGGTTATGGTGGACAACAAAGTTCCTATGGACAGCAGCAAAGCTCCTACAATCCCCCTCAAGGATATGGCCAGCAGAACCAGTATAACAGCAGCAGTGGGGGCGGTGGAGGGGGTGGTGGAG GTAGCTACGGCCAAGATCAATCATCTATGAGTGGTGGAAGTGGTGGCTATGGCAACCAGGACCAGAGTGGCGGTGGTAGCAGCAGCAGCTATGGGGGTGGCCAGCAGGACCGTGGGGGAAGAGGACGGGGTGGCGGAGGCGGCAGCGGCAGTGGTGGTGGCTACAACCGTAGCAGTGGTGGCTATGAGCCCAGAGGTCGTGGAGGTGGCCGTGGAGGCAGAGGTGGCATGGG CGGAAGTGACCGTGGTGGCTTCAATAAATTTGGTG GGCCCAGGGACCAAGGATCACGCCATGATTCTG CAGAACAGGATAATTCTGATAATAACACCATCTTCGTCCAAGGCTTGGGGGAGAATGTTACCATTGAGTCTGTGGCAGATTACTTCAAGCAAATTGGCATTATTAAG accaATAAGAAGACTGGGCAGCCTATGATCAACTTGTATACAGACAGGGAGACAGGAAAGCTGAAAGGAGAAGCTACAGTATCATTTGATGATCCCCCCTCTGCCAAGGCAGCCATTGATTGGTTTGATG gcaAAGAATTTTCTGGAAACCCGATTAAAGTCTCTTTTGCTACACGAAGAGCAGACTTCAACAGAGGAGGTGGCAATGGCCGTGGTGGCCGTGGGCGTGGAG GACCCATGGGCCGTGGAGGCTTTGGAGGTGGTGGCAGTGGTGGTGGCAGCCGAGGAGGATTTCCTAgtggaggaggtggtggtggagggCAGCAGCGAGCTGGAGATTGGAAGTGTCCTAATCC CACTTGTGAGAATATGAACTTTTCTTGGAGAAATGAGTGTAACCAGTGTAAGGCACCTAAACCTGATGGACCTGGAGGGGGACCTGGAGGCTCTCATATGG gGGGTAATTTTGGAGATGATCGGAGAGGTGGCAGAGGTGGCTATGACCGTGGAGGGTACCGAGGCAGAGGCGGGGACCGTGGGGGATTCCGAGGGGGCCGGGGTGGAGGGGACAGAGGTGGCTTTGGACCTGGCAAGATGGACTCAAG GGGTGAACACAGACAAGACAGACGGGAGAGGCCGTATTAG
- the FUS gene encoding RNA-binding protein FUS isoform X2: MASNEYTQPATQSYGAYPTQPGQGYSQQSSQPYGQQSYSGYGQSADTSGYGQSSYGSSYGQTQNTGYGTQSAPQGYGSASGYGSSQSSQPSYGQQSSYPGYSQQPAPSSSSGSYGSSSQSSSYGQPQSGGYGQQSGYGGQQSSYGQQQSSYNPPQGYGQQNQYNSSSGGGGGGGGGSYGQDQSSMSGGSGGYGNQDQSGGGSSSSYGGGQQDRGGRGRGGGGGSGSGGGYNRSSGGYEPRGRGGGRGGRGGMGGSDRGGFNKFGGPRDQGSRHDSEQDNSDNNTIFVQGLGENVTIESVADYFKQIGIIKTNKKTGQPMINLYTDRETGKLKGEATVSFDDPPSAKAAIDWFDGKEFSGNPIKVSFATRRADFNRGGGNGRGGRGRGGPMGRGGFGGGGSGGGSRGGFPSGGGGGGGQQRAGDWKCPNPTCENMNFSWRNECNQCKAPKPDGPGGGPGGSHMGGNFGDDRRGGRGGYDRGGYRGRGGDRGGFRGGRGGGDRGGFGPGKMDSRGEHRQDRRERPY, encoded by the exons ATGGCTTCCAACG AGTACACTCAGCCAGCCACACAAAG ttatgGGGCTTACCCTACCCAGCCTGGACAAGGGTATTCCCAACAGAGCAGTCAGCCCTATGGCCAACAGAGTTATAGTGGTTATGGCCAGTCAGCTGATACCTCAGGTTATGGTCAGAGCAGCTATGGCTCCTCCTATGGACAAACCCAGAACA caGGCTATGGTACCCAATCAGCTCCCCAAGGATATGGTTCAGCCAGTGGCTATGGCAGTAGCCAGAGTTCCCAACCTTCTTACGGTCAGCAGTCATCCTATCCTGGCTACAGCCAACAGCCAGCTCCTAGCAGCAGTTCAGGAAG CTATGGTAGCAGTTCCCAGAGCAGTAGCTATGGACAGCCCCAGAGTGGGGGCTATGGTCAGCAGTCTGGTTATGGTGGACAACAAAGTTCCTATGGACAGCAGCAAAGCTCCTACAATCCCCCTCAAGGATATGGCCAGCAGAACCAGTATAACAGCAGCAGTGGGGGCGGTGGAGGGGGTGGTGGAG GTAGCTACGGCCAAGATCAATCATCTATGAGTGGTGGAAGTGGTGGCTATGGCAACCAGGACCAGAGTGGCGGTGGTAGCAGCAGCAGCTATGGGGGTGGCCAGCAGGACCGTGGGGGAAGAGGACGGGGTGGCGGAGGCGGCAGCGGCAGTGGTGGTGGCTACAACCGTAGCAGTGGTGGCTATGAGCCCAGAGGTCGTGGAGGTGGCCGTGGAGGCAGAGGTGGCATGGG CGGAAGTGACCGTGGTGGCTTCAATAAATTTGGTG GGCCCAGGGACCAAGGATCACGCCATGATTCTG AACAGGATAATTCTGATAATAACACCATCTTCGTCCAAGGCTTGGGGGAGAATGTTACCATTGAGTCTGTGGCAGATTACTTCAAGCAAATTGGCATTATTAAG accaATAAGAAGACTGGGCAGCCTATGATCAACTTGTATACAGACAGGGAGACAGGAAAGCTGAAAGGAGAAGCTACAGTATCATTTGATGATCCCCCCTCTGCCAAGGCAGCCATTGATTGGTTTGATG gcaAAGAATTTTCTGGAAACCCGATTAAAGTCTCTTTTGCTACACGAAGAGCAGACTTCAACAGAGGAGGTGGCAATGGCCGTGGTGGCCGTGGGCGTGGAG GACCCATGGGCCGTGGAGGCTTTGGAGGTGGTGGCAGTGGTGGTGGCAGCCGAGGAGGATTTCCTAgtggaggaggtggtggtggagggCAGCAGCGAGCTGGAGATTGGAAGTGTCCTAATCC CACTTGTGAGAATATGAACTTTTCTTGGAGAAATGAGTGTAACCAGTGTAAGGCACCTAAACCTGATGGACCTGGAGGGGGACCTGGAGGCTCTCATATGG gGGGTAATTTTGGAGATGATCGGAGAGGTGGCAGAGGTGGCTATGACCGTGGAGGGTACCGAGGCAGAGGCGGGGACCGTGGGGGATTCCGAGGGGGCCGGGGTGGAGGGGACAGAGGTGGCTTTGGACCTGGCAAGATGGACTCAAG GGGTGAACACAGACAAGACAGACGGGAGAGGCCGTATTAG
- the FUS gene encoding RNA-binding protein FUS isoform X3, which yields MASNEYTQPATQSYGAYPTQPGQGYSQQSSQPYGQQSYSGYGQSADTSGYGQSSYGSSYGQTQNSYGTQSAPQGYGSASGYGSSQSSQPSYGQQSSYPGYSQQPAPSSSSGSYGSSSQSSSYGQPQSGGYGQQSGYGGQQSSYGQQQSSYNPPQGYGQQNQYNSSSGGGGGGGGGSYGQDQSSMSGGSGGYGNQDQSGGGSSSSYGGGQQDRGGRGRGGGGGSGSGGGYNRSSGGYEPRGRGGGRGGRGGMGGSDRGGFNKFGGPRDQGSRHDSAEQDNSDNNTIFVQGLGENVTIESVADYFKQIGIIKTNKKTGQPMINLYTDRETGKLKGEATVSFDDPPSAKAAIDWFDGKEFSGNPIKVSFATRRADFNRGGGNGRGGRGRGGPMGRGGFGGGGSGGGSRGGFPSGGGGGGGQQRAGDWKCPNPTCENMNFSWRNECNQCKAPKPDGPGGGPGGSHMGGNFGDDRRGGRGGYDRGGYRGRGGDRGGFRGGRGGGDRGGFGPGKMDSRGEHRQDRRERPY from the exons ATGGCTTCCAACG AGTACACTCAGCCAGCCACACAAAG ttatgGGGCTTACCCTACCCAGCCTGGACAAGGGTATTCCCAACAGAGCAGTCAGCCCTATGGCCAACAGAGTTATAGTGGTTATGGCCAGTCAGCTGATACCTCAGGTTATGGTCAGAGCAGCTATGGCTCCTCCTATGGACAAACCCAGAACA GCTATGGTACCCAATCAGCTCCCCAAGGATATGGTTCAGCCAGTGGCTATGGCAGTAGCCAGAGTTCCCAACCTTCTTACGGTCAGCAGTCATCCTATCCTGGCTACAGCCAACAGCCAGCTCCTAGCAGCAGTTCAGGAAG CTATGGTAGCAGTTCCCAGAGCAGTAGCTATGGACAGCCCCAGAGTGGGGGCTATGGTCAGCAGTCTGGTTATGGTGGACAACAAAGTTCCTATGGACAGCAGCAAAGCTCCTACAATCCCCCTCAAGGATATGGCCAGCAGAACCAGTATAACAGCAGCAGTGGGGGCGGTGGAGGGGGTGGTGGAG GTAGCTACGGCCAAGATCAATCATCTATGAGTGGTGGAAGTGGTGGCTATGGCAACCAGGACCAGAGTGGCGGTGGTAGCAGCAGCAGCTATGGGGGTGGCCAGCAGGACCGTGGGGGAAGAGGACGGGGTGGCGGAGGCGGCAGCGGCAGTGGTGGTGGCTACAACCGTAGCAGTGGTGGCTATGAGCCCAGAGGTCGTGGAGGTGGCCGTGGAGGCAGAGGTGGCATGGG CGGAAGTGACCGTGGTGGCTTCAATAAATTTGGTG GGCCCAGGGACCAAGGATCACGCCATGATTCTG CAGAACAGGATAATTCTGATAATAACACCATCTTCGTCCAAGGCTTGGGGGAGAATGTTACCATTGAGTCTGTGGCAGATTACTTCAAGCAAATTGGCATTATTAAG accaATAAGAAGACTGGGCAGCCTATGATCAACTTGTATACAGACAGGGAGACAGGAAAGCTGAAAGGAGAAGCTACAGTATCATTTGATGATCCCCCCTCTGCCAAGGCAGCCATTGATTGGTTTGATG gcaAAGAATTTTCTGGAAACCCGATTAAAGTCTCTTTTGCTACACGAAGAGCAGACTTCAACAGAGGAGGTGGCAATGGCCGTGGTGGCCGTGGGCGTGGAG GACCCATGGGCCGTGGAGGCTTTGGAGGTGGTGGCAGTGGTGGTGGCAGCCGAGGAGGATTTCCTAgtggaggaggtggtggtggagggCAGCAGCGAGCTGGAGATTGGAAGTGTCCTAATCC CACTTGTGAGAATATGAACTTTTCTTGGAGAAATGAGTGTAACCAGTGTAAGGCACCTAAACCTGATGGACCTGGAGGGGGACCTGGAGGCTCTCATATGG gGGGTAATTTTGGAGATGATCGGAGAGGTGGCAGAGGTGGCTATGACCGTGGAGGGTACCGAGGCAGAGGCGGGGACCGTGGGGGATTCCGAGGGGGCCGGGGTGGAGGGGACAGAGGTGGCTTTGGACCTGGCAAGATGGACTCAAG GGGTGAACACAGACAAGACAGACGGGAGAGGCCGTATTAG